From a single Bryobacter aggregatus MPL3 genomic region:
- a CDS encoding DNA-3-methyladenine glycosylase family protein: MTYHAPTFHALARAIVYQQLSGKAAATIFRRFQDSCGVRTLNPHAVLAVEEERMRAAGLSGQKARYIRDLAEKTATGLVRFGRHKKMSDEEVIAELTQVKGIGVWTVQMFLMFALQRPDVFPVLDLGVRTGMQRLYGIDAKAKHPDYEALAERWKPYRSLASWYLWRSLEMK; this comes from the coding sequence ATGACCTATCATGCGCCAACCTTCCACGCTCTGGCGAGGGCCATAGTGTATCAACAGCTCAGCGGGAAGGCTGCTGCTACCATTTTCAGACGCTTTCAGGATTCGTGTGGGGTACGCACTCTCAATCCCCATGCAGTGCTTGCCGTAGAAGAGGAGCGGATGCGCGCCGCCGGACTGTCCGGCCAGAAGGCTCGCTATATTCGCGACTTGGCTGAGAAGACTGCCACGGGGCTGGTCCGCTTTGGGCGCCATAAGAAGATGAGCGACGAAGAGGTCATCGCCGAACTCACGCAGGTGAAGGGAATCGGAGTCTGGACCGTCCAGATGTTTCTGATGTTTGCGCTCCAGCGTCCCGATGTCTTTCCGGTGCTCGATCTCGGGGTACGCACGGGCATGCAGCGCCTCTACGGAATTGATGCGAAGGCCAAGCATCCGGACTACGAAGCACTTGCTGAGAGGTGGAAGCCTTACCGGAGCCTGGCGTCCTGGTATCTGTGGCGCAGTCTGGAGATGAAGTAA
- a CDS encoding type II toxin-antitoxin system PemK/MazF family toxin yields the protein MGSEVFLDELDGMKGPCAINLHHILTVPKDRLGKRLGRLSPEVEGKLCSALRFVLGCD from the coding sequence GTGGGGTCTGAAGTTTTTCTGGATGAACTCGATGGCATGAAAGGGCCCTGCGCGATCAACTTGCATCACATCTTAACCGTCCCGAAAGATCGATTAGGGAAACGGTTGGGACGCCTTTCGCCTGAAGTGGAAGGCAAGCTTTGCTCCGCCCTCCGCTTCGTGCTCGGCTGTGACTAG
- a CDS encoding antibiotic biosynthesis monooxygenase family protein — MTLSPIFEPPYYAVIFTSLRHEGDHGYGAMAEEMEKLGSAQPGYLGIDSARSEVGITVSYWQNLADIHAWKAQLEHQQAQRLGKEQWYASYTVRVAKVEYNYEFGR; from the coding sequence ATGACACTTTCGCCAATTTTTGAGCCTCCGTATTATGCCGTCATCTTCACCAGTCTGCGTCATGAGGGCGATCACGGCTACGGCGCGATGGCAGAGGAGATGGAGAAGCTGGGAAGCGCACAACCGGGCTATCTGGGGATCGATTCCGCCCGCAGCGAAGTGGGCATCACGGTCTCCTATTGGCAAAACCTCGCAGACATCCATGCCTGGAAGGCGCAGCTCGAACACCAACAGGCCCAGCGTCTGGGGAAAGAACAGTGGTATGCAAGCTATACCGTGCGCGTGGCGAAGGTCGAGTATAACTATGAGTTCGGCCGCTAG
- the gcvT gene encoding glycine cleavage system aminomethyltransferase GcvT: MSDSAALLTTPLNATHRRLGAKMVDFGGWDMPVQYKGILDEHRAVRTGVGVFDVSHMGELVIRGPQALDLVNWIATNDASKLKTGQVQYSALLYEHGGFVDDILVHKVSDDEYFICVNASNQEKDFDHIAAEDHFQATVENAGARYAQIAIQGPKAVELCQRLTTTLLEPIRYYWFTDGEFAGVPARIARTGYTGEDGFEVYVSPEDASTVWDAVCSLGAQPCGLGARNTLRLEAKMALYGHEIDATLSPFEADLAWMVKMDKPNFIGKRALEKQKAAGIHRKLVGFEMVGRGIGRDGYEIEIDGEKAGWVTSGGPAPTLGKNIGLCYLPIAHAVPGQKINVIIRGVGVEAVTVPTPFYKRAK; this comes from the coding sequence ATGAGCGATAGCGCGGCCTTGCTGACAACCCCCCTCAACGCGACCCATCGCCGGCTTGGGGCAAAGATGGTGGATTTTGGCGGATGGGACATGCCTGTGCAGTATAAGGGCATCCTTGACGAGCACCGGGCGGTCCGTACGGGCGTCGGCGTTTTTGACGTCAGCCACATGGGAGAGCTGGTGATTCGTGGTCCACAGGCTCTTGATCTCGTGAACTGGATCGCAACGAACGATGCCTCCAAGCTCAAGACCGGCCAGGTGCAATACAGCGCTCTGCTCTATGAACATGGCGGCTTTGTCGACGATATTCTCGTCCATAAGGTATCGGACGACGAGTACTTCATCTGCGTCAATGCTTCGAATCAGGAGAAGGACTTCGACCACATCGCCGCGGAAGATCACTTCCAGGCGACGGTGGAGAACGCCGGAGCCCGCTACGCGCAGATCGCCATTCAGGGCCCGAAGGCCGTCGAACTCTGCCAGCGCCTCACCACGACCCTACTTGAGCCGATTCGTTATTACTGGTTTACGGACGGGGAATTTGCTGGTGTTCCAGCCCGCATCGCTCGTACCGGCTACACCGGTGAAGACGGCTTTGAGGTCTATGTGAGTCCTGAAGATGCATCCACTGTTTGGGATGCTGTCTGTAGTCTTGGGGCGCAACCCTGTGGTCTTGGCGCGCGCAATACACTTCGCCTTGAGGCGAAGATGGCGCTCTATGGCCACGAGATCGATGCCACACTTTCGCCCTTTGAAGCCGATCTCGCTTGGATGGTGAAGATGGACAAGCCGAACTTCATTGGCAAGCGTGCGCTCGAGAAGCAGAAAGCGGCTGGCATCCACCGCAAACTTGTTGGTTTTGAGATGGTTGGCCGCGGCATTGGCCGTGACGGCTATGAAATTGAGATCGACGGCGAGAAGGCCGGCTGGGTCACCAGCGGCGGCCCCGCCCCGACACTCGGTAAGAATATCGGGCTCTGCTACCTGCCCATTGCCCATGCAGTACCCGGTCAGAAGATCAACGTCATCATCCGCGGAGTTGGCGTGGAAGCAGTGACCGTCCCCACACCTTTCTACAAGAGAGCCAAATAG
- the gcvH gene encoding glycine cleavage system protein GcvH translates to MYPENYSYTKEHEWVLVDGDTGTIGITDHAQSELGDIVYVDLPKVGTAIAQHTTFGSVESVKAVSDIYSPVSGEIIAINESLSTAPEKLNSDPHGDAWLVKVKLKDLSEIPGLMSAADYKKYVGA, encoded by the coding sequence ATGTATCCAGAGAATTACTCCTACACCAAAGAACACGAATGGGTCCTCGTCGACGGAGACACGGGCACCATCGGGATTACCGACCATGCGCAGAGCGAACTCGGCGACATCGTATATGTTGACCTGCCCAAGGTCGGAACCGCGATTGCCCAGCACACCACCTTCGGGAGCGTCGAGAGCGTGAAGGCCGTGAGCGACATCTATTCTCCCGTCAGCGGTGAGATCATCGCGATCAATGAAAGCCTTTCCACTGCGCCCGAAAAGCTAAATTCCGATCCCCACGGCGACGCCTGGCTGGTGAAGGTGAAGCTAAAGGACCTGAGTGAGATTCCAGGTCTGATGAGCGCGGCGGATTATAAAAAATACGTCGGCGCCTGA
- a CDS encoding glycosyltransferase family 39 protein codes for MLRDLLILLALVIALRAPFLTQPIQGDDIYYLEGAQYAQTDPGHPHHARYLFQGRMVDMRGHPHPPLNAWILAGLLAAVGEVKEIPFHAAYAIFSYFALIGMYLLARRFTARPLLACALFAVVPAFFVNGNSLESDIPFLAFWMLGIAFFYEALERKSSRWLLLSILPLSLAGLAAYQSVFAIPILWFLTGRKRPIWFGAYCAALAPAIVLGLYNIVEASGGAAPPLQVTAGYFKEYGLQQLSAKIRNAEGLSGHLGWMVFPLLPILAFRSLWMCAALLWVVVAPNPLYVMGVAASIGLLTQETRKYGWWPQLFFAGSLVLFFAGSARYLLPMAAPIVLMTVAKLEDRPSWLYGGLVANLILGFCLAWSNYQHWAGYRDFVAAHASEIRSQRVWVNGEWGLRFYAESLGALPLAQGQAIRPGDLILTSELGYPIPFTVGGGQLVNLAKQDIIPTLPFRLIGLNSHSGYSTVSAGVLPFDFNRGPVDRVRLERVIESKPTLSYITMGDPNAERHILSGAYQLEEQRYRWIGQQARLILQPQKATNDLSATVYIPDIAKARKIRLEWNGKLAVEQVFDQPGLYTVTAKDLATGIADGILTIECDAVFQAPGDTRELGVILQEAGLR; via the coding sequence GTGCTTCGTGACCTCCTAATTCTTCTCGCCCTCGTGATCGCGCTGCGTGCGCCCTTTCTTACGCAGCCGATCCAGGGCGATGACATTTATTACCTTGAAGGCGCGCAGTATGCGCAGACCGATCCTGGGCATCCCCACCACGCCCGCTATCTCTTTCAGGGCCGCATGGTGGACATGCGTGGCCACCCCCATCCTCCGCTGAACGCCTGGATTCTGGCGGGATTGCTTGCCGCCGTAGGCGAGGTGAAGGAGATTCCCTTCCATGCGGCGTATGCGATTTTTTCTTATTTCGCTTTGATCGGAATGTATCTGCTGGCCCGGCGCTTTACGGCCCGGCCGCTGTTGGCGTGCGCTCTCTTTGCGGTGGTTCCAGCCTTTTTCGTCAATGGCAATTCCTTGGAGAGCGACATCCCGTTTCTTGCGTTCTGGATGTTGGGCATCGCCTTTTTTTATGAGGCGCTCGAACGCAAGAGCAGCCGTTGGTTACTGCTCTCGATCCTTCCGCTCTCGCTGGCCGGCCTGGCCGCCTACCAGAGTGTTTTTGCGATCCCGATTCTCTGGTTCCTGACTGGCAGAAAACGCCCGATCTGGTTTGGCGCCTATTGCGCCGCGCTTGCTCCCGCGATTGTCCTTGGGCTGTACAACATTGTGGAGGCCTCAGGAGGAGCTGCTCCGCCCCTGCAGGTGACTGCGGGATATTTCAAGGAATACGGTCTCCAGCAACTCTCGGCCAAAATTCGCAACGCTGAAGGTCTCTCCGGCCATCTTGGCTGGATGGTGTTTCCCTTACTTCCGATCCTCGCCTTCCGCAGTCTCTGGATGTGCGCCGCGCTGCTCTGGGTTGTGGTGGCGCCGAACCCCCTGTATGTAATGGGCGTGGCGGCCTCGATTGGCCTGCTCACCCAGGAGACTCGCAAGTATGGCTGGTGGCCGCAGCTTTTCTTTGCGGGCTCGCTTGTGCTCTTCTTTGCCGGCTCGGCACGCTATCTGCTGCCGATGGCGGCGCCGATTGTCCTGATGACCGTGGCGAAACTCGAAGACCGCCCCTCCTGGCTCTATGGCGGACTGGTTGCGAATCTGATCCTTGGCTTTTGTCTTGCCTGGAGCAACTACCAGCATTGGGCCGGCTATCGCGATTTTGTTGCGGCGCACGCTTCGGAGATTCGTAGCCAGCGGGTGTGGGTGAACGGGGAGTGGGGGCTGCGATTCTATGCCGAGTCCCTGGGGGCGTTGCCGCTTGCGCAAGGGCAGGCGATTCGTCCGGGGGACTTGATTCTGACTTCGGAGCTGGGATACCCGATTCCTTTCACGGTGGGCGGTGGACAACTCGTCAATCTAGCGAAGCAGGACATCATTCCAACTTTGCCCTTCCGGCTGATCGGGCTCAACTCGCACAGTGGCTACTCGACGGTCTCTGCTGGTGTGCTGCCTTTTGATTTCAATCGGGGGCCGGTGGATCGCGTGCGTCTGGAGCGGGTCATCGAGTCGAAGCCTACGTTGTCCTATATAACGATGGGCGATCCCAATGCGGAGCGTCATATCTTAAGCGGCGCCTATCAGTTGGAAGAGCAGCGCTACCGCTGGATTGGGCAACAGGCTCGCCTGATCCTACAGCCACAGAAAGCGACCAATGACCTCTCGGCGACTGTCTACATTCCTGATATCGCCAAGGCTCGCAAGATCCGTCTCGAGTGGAACGGCAAGCTGGCAGTGGAACAGGTTTTCGATCAGCCCGGTCTCTACACGGTGACCGCCAAGGATCTTGCCACTGGCATTGCCGATGGCATTCTTACGATCGAGTGTGACGCTGTGTTTCAGGCTCCTGGCGACACGCGCGAGCTAGGCGTGATTCTGCAGGAAGCCGGTCTTCGCTAG
- a CDS encoding glycosyltransferase family 9 protein, translating into MRRLAIRPGGIGDSILGFPALHHLKPTAVWARAEVLPLLPYETLSIETSGIGLLGVAQPAAGLIERIQSFDEIVTWYGSNREEFRAALSGMHPRVRYCEALPPDARLHAADFFAAQVGAPVPALPKIEVQPQPHRLVVIHPFSGSAKKNWLLENYQKLARWLEASGRAVIFVVAPHQVLPGAKVVSNLAELGRFLAGASLYIGNDSGITHLAAACGANVLALFGASETQVWAPRGERVQVLDRGDLDALHVEYVLDAALAKTGFLQNHA; encoded by the coding sequence GTGAGACGGCTCGCCATCCGTCCCGGTGGCATTGGGGATTCCATTCTCGGCTTCCCTGCCCTCCATCATTTGAAGCCCACTGCAGTTTGGGCCCGGGCGGAGGTGTTGCCGTTGTTGCCTTACGAAACTCTCAGCATTGAGACAAGCGGAATTGGACTGCTGGGTGTCGCCCAGCCGGCAGCCGGGTTGATCGAGCGGATCCAGAGCTTCGATGAAATCGTCACCTGGTATGGCAGCAATCGCGAGGAGTTCCGTGCGGCCCTTTCCGGAATGCACCCGCGAGTCCGCTACTGCGAAGCCCTGCCACCGGATGCCCGTCTCCATGCTGCCGATTTCTTCGCGGCGCAGGTAGGAGCTCCTGTCCCTGCCCTTCCCAAAATTGAAGTCCAGCCTCAGCCGCACCGGCTGGTCGTGATCCATCCCTTCAGCGGAAGTGCGAAGAAGAACTGGCTCCTCGAGAACTACCAGAAGCTGGCCCGCTGGCTGGAAGCCTCTGGCCGGGCTGTCATTTTCGTCGTGGCGCCTCATCAAGTACTGCCAGGAGCCAAGGTGGTTAGCAACCTCGCCGAGCTGGGCCGTTTTCTCGCGGGTGCGTCGCTCTACATTGGCAATGACTCGGGCATCACACATCTGGCGGCGGCTTGCGGAGCAAATGTACTGGCGCTGTTTGGCGCCTCCGAAACGCAGGTCTGGGCGCCACGCGGCGAGCGGGTCCAGGTGCTGGACCGAGGCGATCTCGACGCACTCCATGTCGAGTATGTCCTCGACGCCGCGCTAGCGAAGACCGGCTTCCTGCAGAATCACGCCTAG
- a CDS encoding protein-disulfide reductase DsbD domain-containing protein → MKKTFLRCLAPLLLNSLFAQGINPVSVEPPQKIVIQRGQSATIKLQAKIEPGYHVNSNKPHEDYLIPLRMTLASDPLIVETVKYPVGHDEKYTFSEKPLNVLTGNFEVALTVKAPANLEPQMHVLLGKLRYQACSDKACLAPKTLEVRITADVR, encoded by the coding sequence ATGAAAAAGACATTCTTGCGCTGCTTGGCGCCCCTGCTGCTCAATAGCCTCTTTGCGCAAGGCATCAATCCGGTCTCGGTCGAACCGCCGCAGAAGATCGTGATCCAGCGCGGCCAGAGCGCAACGATCAAGCTGCAAGCCAAGATTGAGCCAGGCTATCACGTCAACTCGAATAAGCCGCACGAGGATTACCTGATCCCGTTGCGCATGACGCTGGCAAGCGATCCGCTCATCGTCGAGACCGTGAAGTACCCGGTGGGGCACGACGAAAAATATACCTTCTCTGAAAAGCCGTTGAACGTGCTGACGGGCAACTTTGAAGTGGCCCTCACCGTGAAGGCTCCAGCCAATCTCGAGCCGCAGATGCATGTCTTGCTTGGCAAGCTGCGCTATCAGGCCTGCAGCGATAAGGCGTGCCTCGCGCCGAAGACGCTCGAAGTCCGCATCACTGCCGACGTTCGGTGA
- a CDS encoding TlpA family protein disulfide reductase has product MSCSGTSTADAASVRPKKERKVAPSFKLKDADGKIVQLSDYKGKTVLLNYWATWCGPCKVEIPWFVEFEQKFKDKGFAVLGVAMDEEGWEVVKPYITDKKVNYRVVVGDDSTAQLYGGVDSLPTTFLIDREGKIAGVHVGLVSKSEYEKDILALLGAPAAQ; this is encoded by the coding sequence ATGTCCTGTTCAGGAACTTCCACTGCCGACGCCGCAAGCGTGCGTCCGAAGAAGGAACGGAAAGTGGCCCCCTCCTTCAAATTGAAGGATGCGGACGGCAAGATCGTGCAGCTCTCTGACTACAAGGGCAAGACCGTATTGCTGAACTACTGGGCCACCTGGTGCGGTCCCTGCAAAGTGGAGATTCCCTGGTTTGTCGAGTTTGAGCAGAAGTTTAAGGACAAGGGCTTTGCCGTGCTTGGCGTGGCCATGGACGAGGAAGGCTGGGAGGTAGTGAAGCCTTATATCACCGATAAGAAGGTGAACTACCGCGTTGTCGTTGGGGACGATTCCACAGCCCAGCTCTATGGCGGCGTCGATTCGTTGCCCACTACATTTCTCATTGACCGCGAAGGAAAGATCGCGGGCGTACATGTTGGATTGGTATCGAAGAGCGAATATGAAAAAGACATTCTTGCGCTGCTTGGCGCCCCTGCTGCTCAATAG
- a CDS encoding peptidylprolyl isomerase: protein MKKSVLLLALSASFAFAQDKPVATINGKPISGKELEDFSKGLPPQFQQFYAQDKEGFLKQYAVLMKFSTIAEANKVDQQTPYKQRLEFTRLQILAQALVEDHRNKIAVTDEELKAFYDKNKENYTQAKLQVILVNFSDAPAKEGEKKKLTETEAETKANALVKQLKAGADFKKLVAENSDDVASKAKGGEFGVIRRSDDIPDALKMAIFALKQGEVSEPVKQPNGFYIFKVTEYTAQPFEEVKSVISSQTKDQKFQEWLKVTQDTADVKVMDQAFFGKTAAPPAPATPPAAAPKKP from the coding sequence GTGAAAAAATCCGTTCTACTCCTCGCATTGAGTGCGAGTTTTGCCTTCGCGCAGGATAAGCCTGTCGCCACCATCAATGGGAAACCCATCTCCGGGAAAGAACTCGAAGATTTCTCCAAAGGCCTGCCGCCGCAGTTCCAGCAGTTCTATGCGCAGGACAAAGAGGGCTTCCTCAAGCAGTATGCCGTGCTGATGAAGTTCTCGACGATTGCCGAAGCCAATAAGGTCGATCAGCAGACGCCGTATAAGCAACGCCTGGAGTTCACCCGGCTGCAGATTCTGGCACAGGCGCTGGTAGAAGACCATCGCAACAAGATTGCCGTCACCGACGAAGAACTGAAAGCGTTCTACGACAAGAACAAGGAAAATTACACCCAGGCAAAGCTCCAGGTGATCCTTGTCAATTTCTCGGATGCTCCGGCGAAAGAGGGCGAGAAGAAGAAGCTGACCGAGACGGAAGCCGAGACCAAGGCGAATGCGCTCGTCAAGCAACTGAAGGCCGGAGCGGACTTTAAGAAGCTAGTGGCCGAAAACTCGGACGATGTCGCGTCCAAAGCCAAAGGCGGCGAATTTGGAGTGATCCGGCGCAGCGATGACATTCCGGATGCGTTGAAGATGGCGATCTTTGCACTCAAGCAAGGCGAAGTCAGCGAGCCGGTCAAGCAGCCCAATGGCTTCTATATCTTCAAGGTCACCGAGTACACGGCGCAGCCCTTTGAAGAAGTAAAGTCTGTCATCAGCAGCCAGACGAAGGATCAGAAATTTCAGGAATGGCTCAAAGTAACGCAGGACACGGCGGACGTCAAAGTCATGGATCAGGCCTTCTTCGGAAAAACAGCAGCGCCCCCGGCTCCCGCAACGCCACCAGCAGCGGCCCCGAAAAAGCCCTAA
- a CDS encoding sialate O-acetylesterase, with protein sequence MRILSVFCLLTAAAWAQSISVVKGPVDDQVYQRGADGKVEIPIELSVSGADGKNVFLSIKRGPIPLAGFIAHDLGKVENGKVSTVVKGVPTGGPYRFEFRTSRLGAAMAARSDILVGDIWLLAGQSNMEGVGDLIDVEKPSDKVNSFDQLDHWVNAKEPLHELPGAVDRVHWRKNAAGQPEQLTGAALEKFRAERKKGAGLGLSFAIEYEKRTGIPVGLLPCAHGGTSMAQWSPELKSQGGDSLYGATLRRVGLVGGKVKGILWYQGESDANATASPVFPEKFQKLVEAFRQDLGQPDLPFYSVQIGRHVNGSNVSYWNLIQEDQRLSEKMIPNTVVFSAVDADLDDGIHVSTQDHKRLGRAMGGVAAGKLKKGPHPEQISVEGDTVRVRYSEVNGKLVSNGRIAGFTALDTRGQEVPLFYKASFDPKDGNSVLLHFQGKLPDGVLLSYGHGKDPYCNLRDEAGLGALVFGPLPIQ encoded by the coding sequence ATGCGAATTCTGAGCGTTTTCTGTCTCCTGACGGCCGCGGCCTGGGCCCAATCGATTTCTGTCGTGAAAGGGCCGGTGGACGATCAGGTCTACCAGCGCGGGGCGGACGGCAAGGTGGAGATCCCGATCGAGCTCAGCGTGAGCGGAGCGGACGGCAAGAATGTGTTCCTCAGCATCAAGCGCGGCCCCATCCCGCTGGCGGGATTTATCGCTCATGATCTCGGCAAAGTGGAGAACGGCAAAGTAAGCACAGTGGTGAAGGGCGTGCCCACCGGCGGGCCCTACCGCTTTGAGTTCCGCACCTCCCGGCTCGGCGCGGCGATGGCAGCACGGAGTGATATTCTTGTCGGCGACATCTGGCTCTTGGCCGGACAGTCGAACATGGAGGGCGTCGGCGATCTGATCGATGTCGAAAAGCCTTCAGACAAAGTGAACTCCTTCGACCAGCTCGACCATTGGGTCAACGCGAAGGAGCCGCTGCACGAACTCCCCGGCGCCGTCGACCGCGTCCATTGGCGTAAGAATGCGGCAGGCCAACCGGAACAGCTCACAGGCGCGGCGCTCGAGAAGTTCCGCGCAGAGCGCAAGAAAGGCGCGGGACTCGGATTGTCTTTTGCCATTGAATACGAGAAGCGCACAGGCATCCCAGTCGGCTTGCTGCCCTGTGCCCATGGCGGCACGTCAATGGCCCAATGGAGCCCGGAGTTGAAGTCCCAAGGCGGCGATTCGCTCTACGGTGCAACCCTTCGCCGCGTTGGGCTGGTGGGCGGCAAAGTGAAAGGAATCCTCTGGTACCAGGGCGAAAGCGATGCCAATGCGACCGCCTCTCCCGTCTTCCCCGAAAAGTTTCAGAAGCTCGTCGAAGCCTTCCGCCAGGATCTCGGCCAACCCGATCTCCCCTTCTACTCGGTCCAGATCGGACGCCATGTCAACGGCAGCAATGTCAGCTACTGGAACCTGATCCAGGAAGACCAGCGGCTCTCCGAGAAGATGATTCCGAACACAGTCGTCTTCTCCGCCGTCGATGCCGATCTCGACGATGGCATCCATGTCTCGACGCAAGATCACAAGCGTCTCGGCCGCGCGATGGGCGGCGTCGCGGCAGGCAAGCTCAAAAAGGGTCCGCACCCCGAGCAGATCAGTGTCGAAGGCGATACGGTTCGCGTGCGCTATAGCGAGGTGAACGGCAAGCTGGTGAGCAATGGCCGCATCGCGGGCTTCACGGCGCTGGACACGCGCGGCCAGGAAGTGCCGCTTTTCTATAAAGCCAGCTTTGACCCCAAGGACGGCAACAGCGTTTTACTCCACTTTCAAGGCAAGCTGCCGGACGGAGTATTGCTGAGCTATGGCCACGGCAAAGATCCGTACTGCAATCTGCGCGATGAAGCCGGGCTGGGCGCGCTGGTCTTTGGTCCTCTGCCCATACAGTAG